Proteins encoded within one genomic window of Neoarius graeffei isolate fNeoGra1 chromosome 18, fNeoGra1.pri, whole genome shotgun sequence:
- the LOC132866620 gene encoding E3 SUMO-protein ligase ZBED1-like encodes MSPHLTCFAHTLNLASQKAFHVDIAARLLGRVRRVVGFLHRNIRGAEILREKQQLLSLPNHKLIQDVCTRWNSSLDMLQRFLEQQPAVFATLMSRELRKGEEVNTLNERDICNCEDIVKLMAPVKVMTTVLCEEEQPTISMIAPLKAKLENHFQPSDEDPPLIVEMKKAFNNDFGKRYADVSGLLHTASALDPRFKALPFLSDHDAERIFTSLSVEAALIHEEEESQPDQGARQTDLLTGPGQGNEEHICSQIQDAQRDEDQVPCKKKRKSTALDLLFGETFEVKETTKSSPAKRASEEVLRYRERDPLPLKDNPLQWWKRQSDLPMLSSLAKRYLCIPATSVASERVFSTAGDIISVQRSVLRHDHVDQLIFLKKNLALHE; translated from the exons ATGAGCCCGCACCTTACGTGCTTTGCACATACATTAAACCTGGCTTCCCAGAAGGCTTTTCACGTCGACATTGCTGCACGGTTACTCGGGAGAGTTAGAAGGGTGGTTGGATTTTTGCATCGCAACATTAGAGGTGCCGAAATTCTCCGTGAGAAACAACAACTCCTCTCCTTGCCAAACCACAAGCTCATACAGGATGTGTGCACCCGCTGGAATAGTTCCCTCGACATGTTGCAGCGTTTCTTGGAACAGCAGCCAGCAGTGTTTGCCACTCTCATGTCCAGGGAGCTCAGAAAGGGAGAAGAGGTGAACACACTAAATGAGAGAGACATCTGCAACTGTGAAGATATCGTGAAACTGATGGCTCCAGTGAAAGTGATGACCACTGTCCTGTGTGAAGAGGAGCAGCCAACAATCTCAATGATTGCCCCACTCAAGGCCAAGCTGGAAAATCACTTTCAGCCCAGTGATGAAGATCCACCGCTCATTGTGGAAATGAAGAAGGCCTTCAACAATGACTTTGGGAAGCGATATGCAGATGTCTCTGGACTCCTGCACACAGCATCAGCTCTAGACCCACGCTTCAAGGCATTGCCTTTTCTCAGTGACCATGACGCAGAGAGGATCTTCACCAGCCTTTCTGTTGAAGCTGCACTTATTCACGAG GAAGAAGAATCACAGCCAGACCAaggagccagacagacagatctGCTCACAGGCCCTGGACAAGGCAACGAGGAACACATTTGTTCCCAGATCCAGGATGCACAGAGAG ATGAGGACCAGGTTCCCtgtaagaagaaaagaaaaagtacagCGCTGGACCTACTGTTTGGAGAGACCTTTGAAGTGAAGGAAACAACAAAATCTTCACCTGCGAAGAGGGCCAGTGAAGAAGTGTTGAGGTACAGAGAGCGTGATCCATTGCCCCTCAAAGACAACCCACTGCAGTGGTGGAAGAGACAATCAGACCTCCCAATGCTGTCATCTCTTGCTAAAAGGTACCTCTGTATACCAGCAACCAGCGTAGCATCAGAGAGAGTTTTTAGTACAGCAGGAGATATCATTTCAGTGCAACGCAGTGTTCTCAGACACGACCATGTTGACCAGTTGATTTTCCTCAAAAAGAATCTTGCCCTGCATGAATGA